From the Alloalcanivorax dieselolei B5 genome, one window contains:
- a CDS encoding acyl-CoA dehydrogenase gives MPEYKAPLQDMAFVLGELTDIDGLAALPPFTEVSRELAEAVLDEAGKLASSVIAPLNADGDRHGVSLQADGVVAAPGFRDAYQRYVEGGWGSLQFDPEYGGQGLPFSLAVAVQEMWHAANMSWGLCPLLSQGAVEAIAANADESLKALYLPSMVSGTWSGTMNLTEPQAGSDLAAVKARAVPEGDHYRITGQKIFITWGDHDMADNIVHLVLARLPDAPEGVKGISLFLVPKYLLNKDGSPGERNDCRAISLEHKIGIHASPTCVMSYGDNGGAIGYLVGKPNQGLACMFTMMNNARLTVGLQGVAVAERACQQAREYCRERVQGVAPGQREAGPIVAHPDVRRMLMTMNALTEAGRALAYVGCAEVDRVHGESDPQRRARHQRRLDLLTPLVKGWCTEMAQEVTSLNVQCHGGMGFIEETGAGQLFRDARILPIYEGTNGIQAMDLVGRKTLRDRGAAMFEILEEMDAFLAEPHLESVLGCERKALLADAVVAVSDATEFLLGASDSATLPGAIAFHYLMLSATVVAAWQMARAALSVAEDDSPFARRKRHHVHFYLEQILPRYLHHARALRFGDDTLMALPEELL, from the coding sequence ATGCCGGAATATAAAGCGCCGTTGCAGGACATGGCTTTCGTGCTCGGCGAGCTGACCGATATCGATGGTCTGGCGGCATTGCCGCCGTTTACCGAAGTGTCCCGTGAGCTGGCCGAAGCGGTGCTGGATGAGGCCGGCAAACTGGCCTCGTCGGTGATCGCGCCGCTCAATGCCGACGGCGATCGCCATGGCGTGAGTCTGCAAGCGGATGGCGTGGTTGCCGCGCCCGGTTTCCGTGACGCTTACCAGCGCTACGTGGAAGGCGGCTGGGGCAGTCTGCAGTTCGATCCCGAGTACGGCGGTCAGGGGCTGCCGTTCTCGTTGGCGGTGGCGGTGCAGGAGATGTGGCACGCCGCCAACATGTCCTGGGGGCTTTGCCCGCTGTTGTCCCAGGGCGCGGTGGAAGCCATCGCCGCCAACGCCGACGAGTCCCTCAAGGCCCTTTATCTGCCGTCCATGGTCAGCGGTACCTGGAGTGGCACGATGAATCTGACCGAGCCGCAGGCCGGTTCCGATCTGGCCGCGGTGAAGGCGCGGGCGGTCCCGGAAGGCGACCACTACCGCATCACCGGGCAGAAAATTTTCATCACCTGGGGCGATCACGACATGGCCGACAACATCGTCCATCTGGTGCTGGCCCGTTTGCCCGATGCGCCGGAGGGCGTGAAGGGCATTTCCTTGTTCCTGGTGCCCAAGTATTTGCTCAACAAGGATGGCTCCCCGGGCGAACGCAATGATTGCCGGGCCATCTCGCTGGAACACAAGATCGGCATTCACGCCAGCCCCACCTGTGTGATGAGCTACGGCGACAATGGCGGTGCCATTGGTTACCTGGTGGGCAAGCCCAATCAGGGCCTGGCCTGTATGTTCACGATGATGAACAACGCCCGTCTCACGGTGGGATTGCAGGGCGTGGCCGTCGCTGAACGGGCCTGTCAGCAGGCACGCGAATACTGCCGCGAAAGGGTACAGGGCGTGGCTCCCGGACAACGTGAGGCGGGGCCAATCGTCGCTCATCCGGACGTGCGCCGTATGCTGATGACGATGAATGCGCTCACCGAGGCGGGCCGCGCGCTGGCCTACGTGGGCTGTGCCGAAGTGGATCGGGTGCACGGTGAAAGCGATCCGCAACGGCGGGCCCGTCATCAGCGACGCCTGGATTTGCTCACGCCGCTGGTGAAAGGCTGGTGCACGGAGATGGCCCAGGAAGTCACTTCCCTGAATGTGCAGTGTCACGGCGGTATGGGGTTCATCGAGGAAACCGGTGCCGGGCAGTTGTTCCGGGATGCGCGTATCCTGCCGATCTACGAAGGCACCAACGGCATTCAGGCGATGGACCTGGTGGGGCGCAAGACCTTGCGTGATCGCGGGGCCGCCATGTTTGAGATACTGGAGGAGATGGACGCGTTTCTGGCCGAGCCGCATCTGGAGAGTGTGCTGGGCTGCGAACGCAAAGCGCTGTTGGCGGATGCGGTGGTGGCGGTATCCGACGCCACGGAATTTTTGCTGGGGGCCAGCGACAGTGCCACGCTGCCCGGCGCGATCGCTTTCCACTATCTGATGTTGAGCGCCACCGTGGTGGCTGCCTGGCAAATGGCCCGCGCGGCGCTGAGCGTGGCGGAAGACGATTCCCCGTTCGCTCGCCGCAAACGGCATCACGTCCACTTTTACCTTGAGCAGATATTGCCCCGTTATCTGCATCACGCGCGGGCTTTGCGTTTCGGTGACGATACACTGATGGCGCTGCCCGAAGAGCTGCTGTAA
- a CDS encoding response regulator transcription factor, with amino-acid sequence MANSESTQTIYIIDDDADVRDSLQWLLESVGLRVRCYETALAFLERFQPGAGGCVVMDVRMPELSGINAQKKFPEYGIDLPVIMISAHGSIDMAVTALTDGALTFIEKPFDDQVLIDHVQNALERDRQHRRKLQALAVHRQRYEGLTKRERQVFEEVVNGLSNQEVADKLGINRKTVEGHRANMMSKMAADSLAELVQIAISLRQQDAILHA; translated from the coding sequence ATGGCAAACAGCGAATCAACGCAAACCATCTATATCATCGACGACGACGCCGATGTGCGCGACTCCCTGCAATGGCTGCTGGAGTCCGTGGGGCTGCGGGTGCGCTGCTACGAGACCGCCCTGGCGTTTCTTGAGCGTTTCCAGCCCGGCGCTGGCGGTTGCGTGGTGATGGACGTGCGCATGCCGGAACTCAGCGGCATCAACGCGCAGAAAAAATTTCCCGAGTACGGCATCGACCTGCCGGTGATCATGATCTCCGCCCACGGCAGTATCGACATGGCGGTGACCGCTCTCACCGACGGCGCGCTGACGTTCATCGAGAAACCGTTCGACGACCAGGTGCTGATCGACCATGTCCAGAACGCCCTTGAGCGGGACCGTCAGCACCGCCGCAAACTGCAGGCGCTGGCGGTACACCGGCAACGCTACGAAGGTCTGACCAAACGGGAACGGCAGGTGTTCGAGGAAGTGGTCAACGGCCTGTCCAATCAGGAAGTGGCCGATAAGCTCGGCATCAACCGCAAAACGGTGGAAGGCCATCGCGCCAACATGATGAGCAAGATGGCGGCGGATTCCCTGGCCGAACTGGTGCAGATCGCCATCAGCCTGCGCCAGCAGGACGCCATTCTCCACGCCTGA
- a CDS encoding ATP-binding protein — protein MFLSQQPNPPPMDTPTPEEGFTALTDDAERNRLLAEMAEQSTDMISRHTPGDWRFIYASPAVTHLLGYSVEEIVGVSAYDLYHPDDVENFQRRAPSVRYERGLYTHTYRFRCKDGHYTWLESTSRTLRDPDTGDIREILVVSRDASGRIEAEQTNRRLARVLESTSDLVIFTSLDHRITHLNESARQVLALDSATPSAALSELFTDTSYRLLGEAAFPAALRRGNWSGELDMCDRRGQTIPVSLELLAHRSYHGDMEYFSLVARDLSAAKAAEAQLKAYQAEIEHASRLVTMGELASSLAHELNQPLTGIVNYLRGIQRRFGDQAEVRWQDLRVPLEKTVDTALRAGGIIHRMMDFTRKRAPVHEAMELLPVVDDLLQFCEPNAERHNVVLENRMTLADARVVADRIQLEQILLNLIVNAIEACQTPAGQPPLKVWLEAERRGKQLEIRVRDQGPGLPPHSSDKLFERFFTTKKNGLGMGLAISRSLVESLGGELWPRAVEEDGMEESGMEKRGACFCFTLALADDETPTTTN, from the coding sequence ATGTTCCTTAGCCAGCAACCCAACCCCCCGCCCATGGACACACCGACACCGGAAGAGGGCTTCACCGCGCTCACCGACGACGCCGAGCGCAACCGCCTGCTGGCGGAGATGGCCGAGCAGTCCACCGACATGATCTCCCGGCACACGCCCGGGGACTGGCGTTTCATTTATGCCTCACCGGCGGTGACTCATCTGCTCGGCTACAGCGTCGAGGAAATCGTCGGCGTCTCCGCCTATGACCTTTATCACCCGGACGATGTGGAAAACTTCCAGCGGCGCGCGCCCAGCGTTCGCTACGAGCGCGGTCTGTACACTCACACCTACCGGTTCCGTTGCAAGGACGGCCATTACACCTGGCTGGAAAGCACCAGCCGCACCTTGCGCGACCCGGACACCGGCGACATCCGTGAAATCCTGGTGGTGTCCCGGGACGCCAGCGGCCGTATCGAGGCGGAGCAGACCAACCGGCGGCTGGCGCGAGTGCTGGAAAGCACTAGCGATCTGGTGATCTTCACTTCCCTGGATCACCGTATTACCCATCTCAACGAGTCCGCCCGCCAGGTGCTGGCCCTGGACAGCGCCACCCCATCCGCCGCTTTGTCGGAGCTGTTCACCGATACCAGCTATCGATTGCTTGGCGAAGCCGCCTTTCCCGCCGCCCTGCGGCGCGGCAACTGGAGCGGTGAGCTGGACATGTGTGATCGCCGCGGCCAGACCATTCCGGTTTCCCTGGAATTGCTGGCGCACCGCTCCTATCACGGCGACATGGAATACTTTTCCCTGGTGGCCCGGGATCTGAGCGCGGCCAAGGCGGCGGAAGCGCAATTGAAGGCCTATCAGGCGGAGATCGAACACGCCAGCCGGCTGGTGACCATGGGCGAGCTGGCTTCGAGCTTGGCCCACGAGCTGAATCAGCCGCTCACCGGCATCGTCAATTATCTGCGCGGCATCCAGCGCCGCTTCGGCGATCAGGCCGAGGTGCGCTGGCAGGACCTGCGCGTGCCGCTGGAAAAAACCGTGGACACCGCTCTGCGCGCTGGCGGCATTATCCATCGGATGATGGACTTCACCCGCAAAAGAGCCCCGGTGCACGAGGCCATGGAGCTGCTGCCGGTGGTCGACGATCTGCTGCAGTTCTGCGAACCCAACGCCGAACGCCATAATGTGGTACTGGAAAACCGCATGACACTGGCCGACGCCCGGGTGGTGGCGGACCGCATTCAGTTGGAGCAGATCCTGCTCAACCTGATCGTCAATGCCATCGAGGCCTGCCAGACTCCCGCCGGGCAACCACCGCTGAAAGTCTGGCTGGAAGCCGAGCGGCGCGGCAAACAACTGGAGATCCGCGTGCGCGACCAGGGCCCTGGCCTGCCGCCACACAGCTCGGATAAACTGTTCGAGCGCTTTTTCACCACCAAGAAGAACGGGCTGGGCATGGGCCTGGCGATCAGCCGTTCCCTGGTGGAATCCCTCGGCGGCGAACTGTGGCCCCGCGCCGTGGAAGAGGATGGCATGGAAGAAAGTGGCATGGAAAAGAGAGGCGCCTGTTTTTGTTTCACCCTGGCACTGGCGGACGACGAAACGCCGACCACAACGAATTGA
- a CDS encoding YbfB/YjiJ family MFS transporter yields the protein MTTSVSPTRLILMGAATTLAGIGLGRFAYAAQLPGLIEAGWLSARDAGFVGATNLLGYLVGAVLASRLARRLGPGAVIKLSTLLIAVSFLASMWQGPVWWFSLWRFVAGVTGALLMVVAPSLIASQLPESKRKRGTAWIFTGVGTGVLISATLVPLLMQQGPELTWLGLGLIALLPVALVWRPWPGLPRAPQQGQQQARVGLLLAAIYLAYLLDAVGFVPHTVFWVDYLERQRDFSTWAAAIQWGLVALGAISGPFLVGAIARHAGWHRTLFTALALKGTAVLLPMLVPGTLVVSLSSFTVGALIPGMVATTMGRIGELVPAHAHATAWGRATALFAVGQAAAAYLMAPIYASAEHSSLIFIIGGSALLCAATLTLATPLFAKHKPVTEVS from the coding sequence ATGACCACCTCCGTCTCGCCCACCCGCCTGATATTAATGGGAGCGGCCACCACCCTGGCCGGGATCGGGCTGGGCCGTTTCGCCTACGCCGCGCAACTGCCGGGGCTGATCGAGGCCGGTTGGCTGAGCGCCCGTGACGCCGGTTTCGTCGGCGCCACCAACCTGCTGGGCTATCTGGTCGGCGCGGTACTTGCCAGCCGTCTCGCCCGCCGGCTCGGCCCCGGCGCGGTGATCAAGCTGTCCACGTTGCTGATTGCCGTCAGCTTCCTGGCCAGCATGTGGCAAGGGCCGGTGTGGTGGTTCAGTCTTTGGCGCTTCGTCGCCGGCGTCACCGGGGCCCTGCTGATGGTGGTGGCACCTTCCCTGATCGCCAGCCAGCTTCCGGAATCCAAACGCAAACGGGGCACCGCCTGGATCTTCACTGGCGTCGGCACCGGCGTGTTGATCTCCGCCACCCTGGTGCCACTGCTGATGCAGCAGGGGCCGGAACTGACCTGGCTGGGCCTCGGCCTGATCGCGCTGTTACCGGTGGCGCTGGTGTGGCGCCCCTGGCCGGGCCTGCCGCGGGCGCCCCAGCAAGGACAACAGCAGGCCCGCGTCGGCCTGCTGCTGGCCGCCATCTATCTGGCCTATCTGCTGGACGCGGTGGGCTTCGTACCGCACACGGTGTTCTGGGTGGATTATCTGGAACGACAAAGAGATTTCAGTACCTGGGCGGCGGCGATCCAGTGGGGACTGGTGGCCCTGGGCGCCATCAGCGGCCCGTTCCTGGTTGGCGCCATTGCCCGCCATGCCGGCTGGCACCGCACCCTGTTCACCGCCTTGGCGTTGAAGGGAACCGCGGTCCTGCTGCCGATGCTGGTACCGGGAACGCTGGTGGTATCGCTCTCGTCCTTTACCGTGGGCGCGCTGATCCCCGGCATGGTCGCCACCACCATGGGCCGCATCGGCGAGCTGGTGCCCGCCCATGCGCACGCCACCGCCTGGGGCCGGGCCACCGCCCTGTTCGCTGTCGGGCAAGCCGCGGCGGCCTATCTGATGGCACCGATTTACGCCAGCGCCGAGCACAGCTCGCTGATTTTCATCATCGGCGGCAGCGCCCTGCTGTGCGCCGCCACCCTCACTCTGGCGACACCGTTGTTCGCCAAGCACAAACCGGTGACGGAGGTGTCCTGA
- a CDS encoding MaoC family dehydratase: MDELHGYYLEDLKVGLSASYAKTITEADVVLFAGITGDDNPVHLNADYAAGTQFGQRIVHGMFSAGLISAVLGTRLPGPGAIYVDQQLSFKAPVHIGDTVVATATVLEIDERRRRVKLETVCRVKDKIVAQGVATNMVDRRPSQ; the protein is encoded by the coding sequence ATGGACGAACTGCACGGCTACTACCTGGAAGACCTGAAAGTCGGCCTCAGCGCCAGCTACGCCAAGACCATTACCGAGGCCGACGTGGTACTGTTCGCCGGCATCACCGGTGACGACAATCCGGTGCACCTGAACGCGGACTATGCCGCCGGCACCCAGTTCGGCCAGCGCATCGTGCACGGCATGTTCAGCGCCGGCCTGATCTCCGCCGTGCTCGGCACCCGCCTGCCCGGCCCCGGCGCCATCTATGTGGACCAGCAGCTGTCGTTCAAGGCGCCGGTCCACATCGGCGATACCGTGGTGGCCACCGCCACCGTGCTGGAGATCGACGAAAGACGGCGCCGGGTGAAGCTGGAAACCGTCTGCCGCGTCAAAGACAAGATCGTAGCCCAGGGCGTGGCCACCAACATGGTGGACCGCCGCCCCTCCCAGTAA
- a CDS encoding malonyl-CoA decarboxylase, translated as MMQDQNDGLWEKAIRRLVPLGLEAWNERRLLDGKLTLTPDLNGGDVERLIKWIDACLADDGGQVAARDRAVTLAREFKALNRDGRARFLMLLAEQYAVDEARVERAMEQWRAAGSEGRMQAALALRDALEPPRMTLLTRFNGVPEGVKFLVDLRAELLSLRKEYPQLAPLEADLKRLLGAWFDVGLLQLEQISWQSSAELLEKLIAYEAVHAIRGWNDLKNRLRADRRCFAFFHPNMPNEPLIFVEVALVEGMAGSIQALLDEEAPVLDARQADTAIFYSISNAQAGLAGISFGNFLIKRVVKLLRQELPQLKQFATLSPIPGFRRWLEGLSDDVLAGLPGGAVWRDTGSAGALLDPERLDPLRAEALRRLMAWYLCREQRRGRYALDPVAHFHLSNGAQVARLNWVADLSEKGRRQSAGMMVNYRYELPRIEARSQSYTVDGAVATSASMKKLLKA; from the coding sequence ATGATGCAGGATCAGAATGACGGCCTTTGGGAAAAGGCCATCCGCAGATTAGTGCCGCTGGGGCTGGAGGCCTGGAACGAGCGGCGGCTGCTGGACGGCAAGCTGACACTGACCCCGGACCTGAACGGCGGTGACGTGGAGCGCCTGATCAAATGGATAGACGCCTGCCTGGCGGACGATGGCGGGCAGGTGGCGGCCCGTGATCGGGCGGTGACCCTGGCGCGGGAATTCAAGGCTCTGAATCGCGACGGCCGTGCCCGTTTCCTGATGTTGCTGGCGGAACAGTACGCCGTGGACGAGGCGCGGGTGGAGCGGGCCATGGAGCAATGGCGCGCGGCCGGCAGCGAAGGGCGCATGCAGGCCGCCCTGGCGCTGCGTGATGCTCTGGAGCCACCGCGCATGACCCTGCTGACCCGTTTCAATGGCGTGCCGGAAGGGGTCAAGTTCCTGGTGGATCTGCGTGCGGAACTGTTGTCGTTGCGCAAGGAATATCCCCAGCTGGCACCGCTGGAAGCGGATCTCAAGCGGCTGCTCGGCGCCTGGTTTGATGTGGGGCTGCTGCAATTGGAACAGATCAGCTGGCAAAGCAGCGCCGAGTTACTGGAAAAGCTCATCGCCTATGAGGCGGTGCACGCGATCCGTGGCTGGAACGATCTGAAAAACCGTTTGCGTGCAGACCGCCGCTGCTTCGCGTTCTTCCATCCGAACATGCCCAATGAGCCGCTGATTTTCGTCGAGGTGGCGCTAGTGGAAGGCATGGCCGGCAGTATCCAGGCGCTACTCGACGAGGAGGCGCCGGTGCTGGATGCCCGGCAAGCGGACACCGCCATTTTCTACTCCATTTCCAATGCCCAGGCCGGTCTGGCCGGCATCAGTTTCGGCAACTTCCTGATCAAACGCGTGGTGAAGCTGCTGCGTCAGGAATTACCGCAACTGAAGCAGTTCGCCACCCTGTCGCCGATCCCCGGATTCCGCCGTTGGCTGGAGGGGTTGTCCGACGATGTTCTGGCCGGTTTGCCCGGCGGCGCGGTATGGCGGGACACCGGCAGTGCCGGGGCTCTGCTGGATCCGGAGCGGCTGGATCCATTGCGTGCCGAGGCGCTGCGGCGGCTGATGGCCTGGTACCTGTGCCGGGAGCAACGTCGGGGCCGCTACGCCCTGGACCCGGTGGCCCACTTCCATCTCAGTAACGGCGCTCAGGTGGCCCGATTGAATTGGGTCGCGGACCTGTCCGAAAAAGGCCGGCGCCAGTCCGCCGGCATGATGGTCAATTATCGCTATGAGCTGCCGCGTATCGAAGCGCGCAGCCAGAGTTACACCGTCGATGGGGCCGTGGCCACGTCGGCATCCATGAAAAAACTGTTGAAGGCGTAA
- the phbB gene encoding acetoacetyl-CoA reductase, with product MSEKRLAVVTGATGGLGVAMCQALCDQGRTVVGTYYPDPQQEQQARQWQESLEQQGYSVHVRPLDVTDYDACAAFAADVEAELGPIDVLVNNAGITRDAPIKRMEPHFWQDVINTNLTSMYNLCRAVFDGMCQRGFGRIVNISSLNGEKGQFGQCNYAAAKAGVYGFTRSIAQEGARKGVTVNAVSPGYIDTPMVRQVPENILEGIIAGIPVGRLGQPDDIARAVAFLAADEAGFITGTNLSVNGGQYMS from the coding sequence ATGAGCGAGAAACGATTGGCGGTGGTGACCGGTGCCACCGGCGGGTTGGGCGTGGCCATGTGTCAGGCTCTGTGTGATCAGGGCCGCACCGTGGTGGGGACCTACTACCCGGACCCGCAGCAGGAACAACAGGCGCGGCAATGGCAGGAAAGCCTGGAACAGCAGGGCTATTCCGTGCACGTCCGTCCCCTGGATGTCACCGACTATGACGCCTGCGCCGCCTTCGCCGCCGATGTGGAAGCGGAGCTCGGTCCCATCGATGTGCTGGTGAATAACGCCGGTATCACCCGGGACGCGCCGATCAAGCGCATGGAGCCGCACTTCTGGCAGGATGTGATCAACACCAACCTGACCTCCATGTACAACCTGTGCCGGGCGGTGTTCGATGGCATGTGCCAGCGCGGCTTCGGCCGTATCGTCAACATCTCTTCCCTGAATGGGGAAAAGGGCCAGTTCGGCCAGTGCAACTACGCCGCCGCCAAGGCCGGTGTTTATGGATTCACCCGCTCCATCGCCCAGGAAGGTGCGCGCAAGGGCGTCACCGTCAACGCCGTCTCGCCGGGTTATATCGACACCCCGATGGTGCGGCAGGTGCCGGAGAACATTCTTGAAGGTATCATCGCCGGTATTCCCGTGGGCCGGCTGGGCCAGCCCGATGATATCGCCCGGGCAGTGGCGTTCCTGGCCGCCGACGAGGCGGGTTTCATCACCGGCACCAATCTGTCGGTGAATGGCGGTCAGTACATGAGCTGA
- a CDS encoding hydrolase → MLIEAQDSTLLVIDVQERLLPGVHEHETLVKNCRWLIEVAQLMDVPVRFTEQYPKGVGPTTDQLLELAGDANPAIAKTVFSCADAPECASLLSEARGKTFVLCGMEAHVCVMQTALGLHQAGNKVFVVADAISARNPLDTEIALQRLRDEGVRVVTREMVGFEWVRDSLAPQFKTFSQKFLR, encoded by the coding sequence ATGCTGATCGAAGCCCAAGATTCCACCCTGCTGGTCATCGACGTTCAGGAACGTCTGCTGCCCGGCGTCCATGAACACGAAACCCTGGTGAAGAACTGCCGCTGGCTGATTGAAGTGGCGCAGTTGATGGACGTGCCGGTGCGCTTCACCGAGCAATACCCGAAGGGCGTCGGCCCCACCACCGACCAACTGCTGGAGCTGGCCGGTGACGCCAACCCCGCCATCGCCAAAACCGTGTTTTCCTGCGCCGACGCGCCGGAATGCGCATCGCTGCTCTCGGAAGCCCGCGGCAAGACGTTCGTGCTGTGCGGCATGGAAGCCCACGTCTGTGTGATGCAGACCGCCTTGGGGCTGCACCAGGCCGGCAACAAAGTGTTCGTGGTGGCCGATGCGATCTCCGCGCGCAATCCGCTGGACACCGAGATCGCCCTGCAACGCCTGCGCGACGAAGGCGTGCGCGTGGTCACCCGGGAAATGGTGGGTTTCGAGTGGGTTCGCGATTCCCTCGCCCCGCAATTCAAAACCTTCAGCCAGAAGTTCCTGCGCTGA
- a CDS encoding NAD-dependent succinate-semialdehyde dehydrogenase, with protein sequence MYINGEWINKDNTFAVFNPATNEQIGTVADADDADITAAIEAANIAFASWSATTAYERAALLYKAHGLMLARKRELAELMTREQGKPLKAALNEVGYGADFLLWFAEEAKRMYGETIPSARANQRFWVQQHPVGVVGAITPWNYPISMITRKLAPAVAAGCTIVLKPAEATPLCAQAMFEIFHDAGFPPGVVNLITKQDPKPVGEAFCTHPLVKKITFTGSTPVGKYLSGLAGGHLKRVSMELGGHAPAIVFNDMDPVHAAKGLSLVKFLNTGQACISPNRIFVQRDIIEPFLAEMSNRIAKLKAGNGMEEGISIGPLINQAAIDKVAGQVDDAVAKGARLMQGGERLFAGEADRGHFYAPTLLADVTPDMRIYREETFGPVAPVIPFDNEEEVLAMANDTHYGLAAYVYTEKLSRAIRMFEGLRFGIIGINDINPTSAAAPFGGMNESGLGREGAREGLLEYLETKLGGVAV encoded by the coding sequence ATGTACATCAACGGTGAATGGATCAACAAGGACAACACCTTCGCGGTGTTCAACCCCGCCACCAATGAGCAGATCGGTACCGTCGCCGACGCTGATGACGCCGACATCACGGCGGCCATCGAGGCGGCCAACATCGCCTTCGCGTCCTGGTCCGCCACCACCGCCTATGAACGAGCGGCGCTGCTGTACAAGGCCCACGGGCTGATGCTGGCGCGCAAACGAGAGCTGGCGGAATTGATGACCCGCGAGCAGGGCAAACCCCTCAAGGCGGCGCTCAACGAAGTGGGTTACGGCGCTGACTTTCTGCTGTGGTTCGCCGAGGAAGCCAAGCGTATGTACGGCGAAACCATTCCGTCCGCCCGCGCCAATCAGCGCTTCTGGGTACAACAGCACCCGGTGGGTGTGGTCGGTGCGATCACGCCGTGGAATTACCCGATCTCGATGATCACCCGCAAGCTGGCGCCGGCGGTGGCGGCGGGCTGCACCATCGTGTTGAAACCGGCGGAAGCGACGCCGTTGTGCGCCCAGGCCATGTTCGAGATTTTCCACGACGCCGGCTTCCCGCCAGGTGTGGTGAACCTGATCACCAAACAGGATCCCAAGCCGGTGGGCGAGGCGTTCTGCACCCATCCGCTGGTGAAGAAAATTACTTTCACCGGCTCCACGCCGGTGGGCAAGTACCTGTCCGGGCTGGCCGGTGGCCATCTCAAACGGGTCTCCATGGAACTGGGTGGCCACGCGCCGGCGATCGTTTTCAATGACATGGATCCGGTGCACGCCGCCAAGGGCTTGTCGCTGGTGAAATTCCTTAACACCGGTCAGGCCTGCATCAGCCCCAATCGCATTTTTGTTCAGCGCGACATCATCGAGCCGTTCCTGGCGGAGATGAGCAATCGCATCGCCAAACTGAAAGCCGGCAATGGCATGGAAGAGGGCATCAGCATCGGCCCGCTGATCAACCAGGCGGCCATCGACAAGGTGGCCGGGCAGGTGGACGACGCGGTGGCCAAGGGCGCCCGCCTGATGCAGGGCGGCGAGCGTCTGTTCGCCGGTGAAGCCGATCGCGGGCATTTCTATGCGCCGACCCTGCTGGCGGACGTGACTCCGGACATGCGTATTTACCGCGAGGAGACGTTCGGACCGGTGGCGCCGGTGATCCCCTTCGATAACGAAGAGGAGGTGCTGGCCATGGCCAACGATACCCATTACGGGCTGGCGGCCTACGTCTATACCGAGAAGCTGTCCCGGGCGATCCGCATGTTCGAAGGGCTGCGGTTCGGCATCATCGGCATCAACGACATCAACCCCACCAGCGCGGCGGCGCCGTTCGGCGGCATGAACGAGAGCGGTTTGGGACGCGAGGGGGCTCGCGAAGGTTTGCTGGAATATCTGGAAACCAAGCTCGGTGGCGTGGCGGTCTGA